A region from the Halosolutus gelatinilyticus genome encodes:
- a CDS encoding TIGR03557 family F420-dependent LLM class oxidoreductase, which translates to MTQLGYTLSSEEHGPNVLVENARHAEEVGFDFVSISDHFHPWISAQGESPFVWSTLGAIAARTSEIDVGVGVTCPTTRIHPLNVAHAVATIDVMFGDRFTFGVGTGENLNEHVTGERWPEHDVRLEKLEEAMDVMRALWTGETTSHHGEHYTVENARLYTCPDEQPTTIASAFNPQTAEWAAEHGDGLWTVGPQESVRETFEDAGGEGPKYTQLDVCVAETEDEAIETVYENWPNGALPGELSQELSTPAHFKQATQMVEKADIAEGSTVTDSDPQAHVDSIQEAIDAGFDHVYVHQIGPEQEAAMDFYEEDVLPSFR; encoded by the coding sequence ATGACCCAACTCGGTTACACCCTTTCGAGCGAGGAACACGGACCGAACGTGCTCGTCGAGAACGCCCGCCACGCCGAAGAGGTCGGCTTCGACTTCGTCTCTATCTCGGATCACTTTCACCCGTGGATCTCCGCCCAGGGCGAGTCACCGTTCGTCTGGTCCACGCTCGGCGCGATCGCGGCGCGAACGAGCGAGATCGACGTCGGCGTCGGCGTCACCTGCCCGACGACGCGCATCCACCCGCTGAACGTCGCCCACGCCGTGGCGACGATCGACGTGATGTTCGGCGATCGGTTCACCTTCGGCGTCGGCACCGGCGAGAACTTAAACGAGCACGTCACGGGCGAGCGCTGGCCGGAACACGACGTTCGGCTCGAGAAACTCGAGGAGGCGATGGACGTCATGCGCGCGCTCTGGACCGGCGAGACGACGAGCCACCACGGCGAGCACTACACGGTCGAGAACGCGCGCCTCTACACCTGCCCCGACGAGCAGCCGACGACGATCGCGAGCGCGTTCAACCCGCAAACGGCGGAGTGGGCCGCCGAGCACGGCGACGGCCTCTGGACCGTGGGCCCGCAAGAGAGCGTCCGCGAGACCTTCGAGGATGCCGGCGGCGAGGGTCCGAAATACACGCAACTTGACGTCTGCGTCGCCGAGACCGAGGACGAGGCGATCGAGACCGTCTACGAGAACTGGCCGAACGGCGCGCTGCCGGGCGAACTCTCCCAGGAGCTCTCGACCCCGGCGCACTTCAAACAGGCGACGCAGATGGTCGAGAAGGCGGACATCGCGGAGGGAAGCACCGTCACCGATTCCGATCCGCAGGCCCACGTCGACAGCATCCAAGAGGCGATCGACGCCGGCTTCGATCACGTCTACGTCCACCAGATCGGCCCCGAGCAGGAGGCGGCGATGGATTTCTACGAGGAGGACGTGCTGCCGTCGTTCCGGTGA
- a CDS encoding ABC transporter ATP-binding protein — MEAVVEATDVRKTYGETTALSGASLAVEAGEVFALIGPNGAGKTTLVRALTGTTEPDSGTVRVLGESPTTVDRRRLGVLPQDFSPPDRLGARELLAYYAGLYDEARDPDGVLADVGLADAGGTWYEDLSGGQQRRVCVGATLVNDPDVLFLDEPTTGIDPAGRRTVWRLIEDLAAGGTTVVLTTHDMAEAERLADRVGLLADGAIVAQGTPESLVRDHGGSNRLTIETAADPDAFADLAYPIDADGRGEAVVVRDVEPAEIGTVVDYLDDQGVEYTGLAWAEPDLEDVYLALADDAERARTDRIGARGDLAKAGETA, encoded by the coding sequence ATGGAAGCCGTAGTCGAGGCGACGGACGTACGGAAAACCTACGGCGAGACGACGGCACTGTCGGGAGCGTCGCTCGCGGTGGAGGCGGGCGAGGTGTTCGCGCTGATCGGTCCGAACGGGGCCGGCAAGACGACGCTCGTCCGCGCGCTGACCGGGACGACCGAACCCGACTCCGGGACGGTGCGGGTGCTCGGCGAGTCGCCGACGACGGTCGATCGGCGTCGGCTCGGCGTGCTCCCGCAGGATTTTTCGCCGCCGGATCGGCTCGGCGCCCGCGAGCTGCTCGCGTACTACGCCGGCCTCTACGACGAGGCTCGCGATCCCGACGGCGTTCTCGCAGATGTCGGCCTCGCGGACGCTGGAGGGACGTGGTACGAGGACCTCTCGGGCGGCCAGCAACGGCGGGTCTGCGTCGGCGCGACGCTGGTCAACGACCCGGACGTCCTCTTCCTCGACGAGCCGACGACCGGCATCGACCCCGCGGGCCGTCGGACCGTCTGGCGGCTGATCGAGGACCTCGCCGCCGGCGGGACGACCGTCGTCCTCACCACGCACGACATGGCCGAAGCCGAACGGCTGGCCGATCGGGTCGGCCTGCTCGCCGACGGCGCGATCGTCGCACAGGGAACGCCCGAGTCGCTCGTCCGGGACCACGGCGGCTCGAACCGCCTGACGATCGAGACCGCGGCCGACCCCGACGCGTTCGCGGACCTCGCGTACCCGATCGACGCGGACGGCCGCGGCGAGGCGGTCGTCGTCCGGGACGTCGAACCCGCCGAGATCGGGACCGTCGTCGACTACCTCGACGATCAGGGCGTCGAGTACACGGGGCTGGCGTGGGCCGAACCCGACCTCGAGGACGTCTACCTCGCGCTGGCCGACGACGCGGAACGCGCCCGCACCGATCGGATCGGAGCGCGCGGCGACCTCGCGAAAGCGGGTGAGACGGCGTGA
- a CDS encoding DUF7410 domain-containing protein, with amino-acid sequence MSVEVVPAIVATRDAESEPETDIQRGATTRSIPATAVPDEAAAVRCPYCGRPFRRRRQRSLHQGIEHPDRLSDRERAAFERAAREETAALRRFRLYVLGSLILLYFLFLIVYALVA; translated from the coding sequence ATGAGTGTCGAGGTCGTCCCTGCGATCGTGGCGACTCGCGACGCCGAATCCGAACCCGAGACCGACATCCAGCGGGGCGCGACGACCCGCTCGATTCCGGCGACCGCCGTGCCGGACGAAGCAGCGGCGGTCCGCTGTCCCTACTGCGGTCGGCCGTTCCGACGGCGGCGCCAGCGATCGCTCCATCAGGGGATCGAACACCCCGATCGGCTCTCCGATCGGGAGCGCGCGGCCTTCGAACGCGCCGCCCGCGAGGAAACCGCGGCACTCCGCCGATTTCGGTTGTACGTCCTCGGATCGCTCATCCTGCTGTACTTCCTGTTTCTCATCGTCTACGCGCTTGTCGCCTGA
- a CDS encoding DUF420 domain-containing protein, with amino-acid sequence MATADARRRLRNRPLGTTVLLTVVGYALVIGTFVLEIPFYPDLTNAQIHLLSHVIAIINTMATVLLIAGWYWIRTGKIEKHRLAMTGAFGLILLFLVVYLLRVGGGGEKYFVGPDSVYYAYLIMLAIHIILSIVAVPVVLYALILGLTHTPAELRGTSHARIGRIAAGSWILSLVLGVVTYLLLNHVFEYTFTPTIAIPA; translated from the coding sequence ATGGCAACTGCGGACGCGAGACGGCGACTTCGCAACCGACCGCTCGGGACGACGGTGCTGTTGACGGTCGTCGGGTACGCGCTGGTCATCGGAACGTTCGTACTCGAGATTCCGTTCTACCCCGATCTCACGAACGCGCAGATACACCTTCTCTCACACGTGATCGCCATCATCAACACGATGGCGACGGTGCTGCTGATCGCCGGCTGGTACTGGATTCGGACCGGCAAGATCGAAAAACACAGGCTGGCGATGACCGGAGCGTTCGGACTCATCCTCCTGTTTCTGGTCGTCTACCTGCTCCGCGTCGGCGGCGGCGGCGAGAAGTACTTCGTCGGTCCCGATTCCGTGTACTACGCCTATCTGATCATGCTGGCGATCCACATCATCCTCTCGATCGTCGCCGTGCCGGTCGTCCTCTACGCGTTGATCCTCGGGCTCACGCACACGCCGGCGGAGCTGCGCGGAACGTCGCACGCCCGGATCGGCCGGATCGCCGCTGGGTCATGGATTCTCAGCCTCGTCCTCGGCGTCGTCACGTACCTGCTGCTCAATCACGTCTTCGAGTACACGTTCACGCCGACGATCGCGATTCCCGCATAG
- a CDS encoding heme o synthase translates to MTTEPFPRPIGTQRRFAALLTATAVGVYLLLIVGATTSLTNAAAACSTWPTCHAPTDPLNQTQLAIAWGHRLAAVLVGFLVAATAITAALGDATRRVRALLLVGAVLYVVQIGVGAVTATVGPAAIVPGLHLALGLAIFTAVVLALAWDLELATGEEDDAIERPNPEPIDEPGAPVPKRSTPSGGLERARLTAFAYFKMMKPRLMWLLCLVAAAGMALAAGPALDRHTIVATLGGGVLAIGASGTFNHVLERDVDRRMSRTADRPLATDLIPVRNALLFGFFLTGASMAVFLTVNALAAALGFAAILFYSVVYTLVLKPNTVQNTVIGGFAGALPALIGWAAVTNEIGWPALALAGVIFLWTPAHFYNLALAYKDDYARGGFPMMPVVRGETETRKHILYYLAGTLGSTIALAWITDLGALYAATVAVFGGIFLWAAVRLHFEQTETAAFRSFHASNAFLGAVLVAVLVDALVLGRPF, encoded by the coding sequence GTGACAACCGAGCCGTTTCCTCGCCCGATCGGCACGCAACGCCGCTTTGCCGCGCTGCTCACAGCGACCGCGGTGGGCGTCTACCTCCTGTTGATCGTCGGCGCGACGACGTCGCTGACGAACGCCGCCGCGGCGTGTTCGACGTGGCCGACGTGTCACGCGCCGACCGATCCGTTGAACCAGACCCAACTCGCGATCGCCTGGGGGCACCGACTCGCCGCGGTCCTCGTCGGCTTCCTGGTCGCGGCGACGGCGATCACCGCAGCGCTCGGTGACGCGACCCGACGCGTTCGGGCGCTCCTGCTCGTCGGCGCCGTCCTCTACGTCGTCCAGATCGGCGTCGGCGCCGTCACCGCGACGGTCGGCCCCGCGGCGATCGTTCCGGGGCTGCACCTCGCGCTCGGGCTCGCCATCTTCACGGCGGTCGTGCTCGCGCTCGCCTGGGACCTCGAACTCGCGACGGGCGAGGAAGACGACGCGATCGAACGGCCGAACCCGGAGCCGATCGACGAACCCGGGGCACCGGTCCCGAAGCGATCGACCCCGTCCGGCGGACTCGAACGCGCCCGGCTCACCGCCTTCGCCTACTTCAAGATGATGAAGCCCCGCTTGATGTGGCTGCTCTGTCTCGTCGCCGCCGCAGGGATGGCGCTGGCCGCCGGACCGGCGCTCGACCGCCACACGATCGTCGCCACGCTCGGCGGCGGCGTCCTCGCGATCGGCGCGTCGGGGACGTTCAACCACGTCCTCGAACGCGACGTCGATCGGCGGATGTCGCGGACGGCCGATCGGCCGCTGGCGACCGATCTCATCCCGGTGCGCAACGCCCTGCTGTTCGGATTCTTCCTGACGGGCGCCTCGATGGCCGTCTTCCTGACGGTCAACGCCCTCGCGGCCGCGCTCGGGTTCGCCGCGATCCTGTTCTACAGCGTCGTCTACACGCTCGTGCTCAAACCCAACACGGTTCAGAACACGGTCATCGGCGGCTTCGCGGGCGCGCTGCCGGCGCTGATCGGCTGGGCCGCCGTCACCAACGAGATCGGCTGGCCGGCGCTCGCGCTCGCGGGCGTCATCTTCCTCTGGACGCCGGCGCACTTCTACAACCTCGCGCTGGCCTACAAGGACGACTACGCCCGCGGCGGGTTCCCGATGATGCCCGTCGTCCGGGGCGAGACCGAAACCCGGAAACACATCCTCTACTACCTCGCCGGGACGCTCGGCAGCACGATCGCGCTCGCGTGGATCACCGACCTCGGCGCGCTGTACGCCGCGACGGTCGCCGTCTTCGGCGGAATTTTCCTCTGGGCGGCGGTTCGGCTCCACTTCGAGCAGACCGAGACCGCCGCGTTCCGATCGTTCCACGCCTCCAACGCCTTCCTCGGCGCGGTGCTGGTCGCGGTGCTCGTGGACGCACTCGTTCTGGGAAGGCCCTTCTGA
- a CDS encoding DsbA family protein, which translates to MNRRSFLALTGAGAIASIAGCTGLFEASLPDQLKEVDPDPDQLPAPSIGAGPVSIDAYSDFACPHCHDFDADVLPELEERMLNPDDATYRHRDFPLPVDDDRSVPMANAGRAVQAETMTDDDPAGAFFEYKRAVAGVDDQSDEGLAALAADEFDVDRDTVADALANDTYYPVIAADWQRGDENGVNETPTVLVDGEAVEDPFDADAIIDAVENAR; encoded by the coding sequence ATGAACCGTCGCTCGTTTCTCGCGCTGACCGGTGCGGGCGCGATCGCCTCGATCGCCGGCTGTACGGGATTGTTCGAGGCGTCCCTTCCCGACCAACTCAAAGAGGTCGACCCCGATCCCGACCAGCTTCCGGCCCCGTCGATCGGCGCCGGGCCCGTCTCGATCGACGCCTACAGCGACTTCGCCTGCCCGCACTGCCACGACTTCGACGCGGACGTCCTCCCCGAACTCGAGGAGCGCATGCTCAACCCGGACGACGCGACCTATCGCCACCGCGACTTCCCGCTCCCGGTCGACGACGACCGATCGGTCCCGATGGCGAACGCCGGGCGCGCGGTCCAGGCCGAAACGATGACGGACGACGATCCCGCAGGGGCGTTCTTCGAGTACAAGCGCGCGGTCGCCGGCGTCGACGACCAAAGCGACGAGGGGCTGGCCGCGCTCGCGGCCGACGAGTTCGACGTCGACCGGGATACCGTCGCGGACGCGCTGGCGAACGACACGTACTATCCCGTCATCGCGGCCGACTGGCAGCGCGGCGACGAAAACGGCGTGAACGAGACGCCGACGGTGCTGGTCGACGGCGAGGCGGTCGAGGATCCGTTCGACGCGGACGCGATCATCGACGCGGTCGAGAACGCGCGGTAA
- a CDS encoding HalOD1 output domain-containing protein encodes MEGGGDGIDTTVYQSPSQSVVETIAAVEGISAEELGPPEYEPLHTVVDPAALDALFARRTDGRPRSSGTVSFAYCGYEVTVERDGSVSLEDREG; translated from the coding sequence ATGGAGGGGGGTGGTGACGGTATCGACACCACGGTTTATCAGTCGCCGAGTCAGTCAGTCGTCGAAACGATCGCAGCCGTCGAGGGAATTTCGGCGGAGGAACTGGGACCGCCGGAGTACGAACCGTTGCACACCGTCGTCGATCCCGCGGCGCTCGACGCGCTGTTCGCGAGGCGCACCGACGGCCGACCTCGGTCCAGCGGCACCGTCTCGTTCGCGTACTGCGGATACGAGGTCACCGTCGAACGGGATGGATCGGTGAGTCTCGAGGACCGGGAGGGGTGA
- a CDS encoding DUF7111 family protein, with translation MTDADHIAEANGIRASYEETETERILEFRSIDDSTRASGTAAIAQNREGYAMLKVRSTADGDELERYYGFDMALDHAGEVLGVSPRELPVPEAAADMGM, from the coding sequence ATGACCGACGCGGACCACATCGCCGAGGCGAACGGCATTCGGGCCAGCTACGAGGAGACCGAGACGGAGCGGATCCTCGAATTCCGATCGATCGACGACTCGACGCGCGCGAGCGGGACCGCCGCGATCGCCCAGAACAGAGAGGGCTACGCGATGTTGAAGGTCCGGTCGACGGCCGACGGCGACGAACTCGAGCGGTACTACGGGTTCGATATGGCGCTCGATCACGCGGGGGAAGTACTCGGCGTCTCGCCACGCGAGTTGCCGGTTCCAGAGGCGGCCGCGGATATGGGGATGTGA
- a CDS encoding PIN domain-containing protein: MELWEGIHLAESTDRERTVVKNLLGDLREVPFDRECATVAGEINATLRRDGAPIEDADVMIAATARVHDVPVVTNTVDHFERVDGLEILTY, from the coding sequence ATGGAACTCTGGGAGGGAATCCATCTCGCCGAGTCGACCGACCGCGAGCGAACGGTGGTGAAGAACCTGCTCGGCGACCTTCGAGAAGTGCCGTTCGATCGCGAGTGCGCGACGGTCGCCGGAGAGATCAACGCGACGCTACGACGTGACGGAGCACCGATCGAGGATGCCGACGTGATGATCGCCGCCACGGCCCGCGTTCACGACGTTCCGGTAGTGACGAACACCGTCGATCACTTCGAGCGAGTCGACGGTCTCGAAATTCTGACGTACTGA
- a CDS encoding S1C family serine protease has protein sequence MSAREPNFTELYRDVAPAVVSIYVDGDRSGRGAGSGFVYDRSGAVITNHHVVSGFGRTESAGRVADPTLELRFSEGDWRVGRVVGTDPYTDLAVVEVEALPSYVDPLPVASENPEPGRSVAAFGNPMGLDGTITTGIVSGISRTTPVGGGFAIPDVVQTDAPINPGNSGGPLVAVTADGAPEVVGVNRARSGDNIGFAISPALVSRVVPELIERGRCDHATLHVSTLDVSPTVAEANGLDEPGGVLVVDVREGPASGVLGGCHSTRRVRGRAVPVGGDVLVGIDDRDLRSTEELTSYLLTAKRPGEAVDLTVRRRSGDARETVRLAGRTGIPADSGSGADTGGIEIR, from the coding sequence ATGTCCGCACGCGAACCGAACTTCACCGAACTGTACCGCGACGTCGCCCCGGCCGTCGTCTCGATCTACGTCGACGGCGATCGATCGGGTCGCGGAGCCGGCTCCGGCTTCGTCTACGATCGATCGGGGGCCGTCATCACCAACCACCACGTCGTATCGGGCTTCGGCCGGACCGAAAGCGCCGGTCGAGTCGCCGATCCGACGCTCGAACTCCGCTTCAGCGAGGGCGACTGGCGCGTCGGCCGCGTGGTCGGAACCGATCCCTACACCGACCTCGCCGTCGTCGAAGTCGAGGCGCTCCCGTCGTACGTCGATCCGTTGCCGGTCGCCTCGGAGAATCCGGAGCCCGGACGATCGGTCGCCGCGTTCGGGAACCCGATGGGTCTCGACGGGACCATCACGACCGGCATCGTCAGCGGCATCTCACGGACGACGCCGGTCGGCGGCGGGTTCGCCATTCCCGACGTCGTCCAGACCGACGCGCCGATCAACCCAGGCAACAGCGGCGGTCCGCTCGTGGCCGTCACGGCGGACGGGGCGCCGGAAGTCGTCGGCGTCAACCGGGCACGAAGCGGGGACAACATCGGCTTCGCCATCTCGCCGGCCCTCGTCTCCCGCGTCGTCCCCGAACTGATCGAACGCGGCCGGTGCGACCACGCGACGCTCCACGTCAGCACCCTCGACGTCTCGCCAACGGTCGCCGAAGCGAACGGCCTCGACGAACCCGGCGGCGTCCTCGTCGTCGACGTCCGCGAGGGTCCCGCGAGCGGCGTTCTCGGCGGCTGTCACTCGACCCGTCGCGTTCGCGGTCGCGCCGTCCCCGTCGGCGGCGACGTGCTCGTCGGGATCGACGATCGCGACCTTCGATCGACGGAGGAACTGACGAGCTATCTGCTCACGGCGAAACGGCCGGGCGAAGCCGTCGATCTCACGGTTCGTCGTCGATCGGGCGACGCCCGGGAGACGGTCCGTCTCGCGGGTCGAACCGGCATCCCCGCTGATAGCGGTAGCGGCGCCGACACCGGCGGCATCGAGATTCGGTGA
- a CDS encoding ABC transporter permease — protein sequence MSRVGRVRAETGAGWRSFVRRRTAVFFTFFFPVILIVIFGALVRTDPTGEGLFTEPAAYYVPGYLAVVVLFTPLSRMGSEVARHREGNRFEKLATTPLTRGEWLLAQTVVNAVIIGLASVLILALVVLLTGAEIVFSPWLVPYVLVGVGCFCGVGAVLGSYTGSQDGAIAASNAIGLPLLFLSETFIALDQLPGWFEPLVNLSPLTYFARGVRAATYPQSGAPPVAGVDPAIANLAILAVVAVVAFALGARSIPRTD from the coding sequence GTGAGCCGCGTCGGTCGCGTTCGCGCCGAAACCGGCGCCGGCTGGCGATCGTTCGTCCGCCGCCGGACCGCCGTCTTCTTCACGTTCTTCTTCCCGGTGATCCTCATCGTCATCTTCGGGGCGCTCGTCCGAACCGATCCCACGGGCGAGGGGTTGTTCACGGAGCCGGCGGCCTACTACGTCCCCGGCTACCTCGCCGTCGTCGTTCTCTTCACGCCGCTGTCCCGGATGGGCAGCGAGGTGGCGCGCCACCGGGAGGGCAACCGCTTCGAAAAACTCGCGACGACGCCGTTGACGCGAGGGGAATGGCTGCTCGCTCAGACGGTCGTCAACGCCGTCATCATCGGGCTGGCGAGCGTGCTCATCCTCGCGTTGGTCGTCTTGCTGACCGGCGCCGAGATCGTCTTCTCGCCGTGGCTGGTGCCGTACGTCCTCGTCGGCGTCGGCTGCTTCTGCGGCGTCGGCGCCGTGCTCGGCAGCTACACGGGCTCCCAGGACGGCGCGATCGCCGCCAGCAACGCGATCGGCCTCCCGCTCCTGTTCCTCTCGGAGACGTTCATCGCCCTCGATCAGCTTCCCGGCTGGTTCGAGCCGCTGGTGAACCTCTCGCCGCTGACCTACTTCGCGCGCGGCGTCCGGGCCGCGACCTACCCGCAGAGTGGTGCGCCGCCGGTCGCCGGCGTCGATCCCGCGATCGCGAACCTCGCGATCCTCGCGGTCGTCGCCGTCGTCGCGTTCGCGCTCGGCGCGCGATCGATCCCGCGGACCGATTGA
- a CDS encoding aldo/keto reductase yields the protein MEYTTLGDTGTTVSRLCYGTWRFGKESGDTVETDREEAHELLDACRDHGINFIDTANVYGDPDGTSEEWIGEWLEDQNREDFVIASKVYFPFDGWGEPGPNDSGLGRKHIRAQIEGTLDRLGTDYLDLYYIHRWDEDTPIRETLSVLTDLVREGKVHYLGASSMAAWQLTKALWTSDVEGLERFDVTQPMVNAAHYDAVGDYLDVCADQDLAVCPYSPLAGGFLTGKYDRTEDGGVAAPDGSRGSLNDVFEDRYATDRAWDVLEAVESVADEVDAAPAQVSLRWLMEQDRFTCVPIVGARSPDQLEENVGAVEIDLTDEQFDRIDAARSSDD from the coding sequence ATGGAGTATACTACGCTCGGAGACACCGGAACGACCGTATCGCGACTCTGCTACGGCACCTGGCGCTTCGGCAAGGAGAGCGGCGACACCGTCGAGACCGATCGCGAAGAAGCACACGAACTGCTCGACGCTTGCCGGGACCACGGCATCAACTTCATCGACACCGCGAACGTCTACGGCGACCCCGACGGCACCAGCGAGGAGTGGATCGGCGAGTGGCTCGAAGACCAGAACCGCGAGGACTTCGTCATCGCCTCGAAGGTCTACTTCCCCTTCGACGGGTGGGGCGAGCCCGGGCCGAACGACTCCGGGTTAGGCCGAAAGCACATCCGGGCGCAGATCGAGGGCACCCTCGACAGGTTGGGAACCGACTACCTCGACCTCTACTACATCCACCGCTGGGACGAGGATACGCCGATCCGCGAGACGCTCTCCGTGCTCACCGACCTCGTTCGCGAGGGGAAAGTCCACTACCTCGGCGCCTCTTCGATGGCCGCCTGGCAGCTCACGAAGGCGCTGTGGACCAGCGACGTCGAGGGGCTCGAACGGTTCGACGTCACCCAGCCGATGGTCAACGCCGCCCACTACGACGCCGTCGGGGACTACCTCGACGTCTGCGCCGACCAGGACCTCGCCGTGTGCCCCTACTCGCCGCTGGCCGGCGGCTTTCTGACGGGCAAGTACGATCGCACCGAGGACGGCGGCGTCGCAGCGCCGGACGGCTCCCGCGGGAGCCTGAACGACGTCTTCGAGGATCGCTACGCGACCGATCGGGCCTGGGACGTCCTGGAGGCCGTCGAGTCGGTCGCCGACGAGGTCGACGCCGCGCCGGCGCAGGTCTCCCTGCGCTGGCTGATGGAGCAGGATCGATTCACCTGCGTGCCGATCGTCGGCGCGCGATCGCCCGACCAACTCGAGGAGAACGTCGGCGCGGTCGAAATCGACCTCACGGACGAGCAGTTCGATCGGATCGACGCGGCCCGGTCGTCGGACGACTGA